TAATCACTCGACCAAACTATTTCTCCCATACTATCAGTCATCACCCTTGTTGAACCTAAGTAATCATTATGATAATAATATACTTTCTCGGACTGAGCAGGTTTTTTATCTACCCTCGCGACTAATTTATCATTGGCATAGATATAGGAAATAGTCCCTAAAGGCACATACAATGGCTTATCTTCTGCCTTGATAATCTCTACATCATCTATATACCACCCTTCATAATCGTTATACCATCCATCTACTGTATCAAAACTAAATCTTAGTTTCTTTAACTTTTCAAAGAGCAATTAAAAGAAAAAAACTTAACTTCCATTCTAAATTCTTTACTAACTTTGGAGTTTGTTAAATTCTTCTTTAGATTCTTTGTCTCCTAATTCTGCTGCTCTTTTGAAGAATTCAATGGCTTTAGATCTCATATTTTTTTGTTTGTAAGCATCACCAAGATTATAGAGAATATCAGGGTGATTTGGATCTAATTTTGCTGCTTTTTCAAATTCAGATATAGCTTCATCTAACATACCCTTTCTTTCATAAGCATCTCCTAAATTGGAATGACACAAAGCATCATTGGGATATAACTTTACTGCTTGGTGATGTTCATAAATTCCTTTGTCCAACATCCCTTTATTAACATATACGATTCCTAAATTACTATGTGCATATCCATCATTTGGATTTATCTCAATTGTCCTCTGATATTCTTTCATAGCTTCATCTAACATTTCTTTTTCAGCATAAACACGTCCAAGATTATAATGGAGATATTCATCATTAGGGGCAATAGAAATACCTTTTTGATATATTTCAATTGCTTCATCTAACTTCCCTTTCTTGTGATAGAGAAGTCCTAAGTTATTAAGTGCATTGATATGTTCATTATCAATCTCTATGACTCTTTGATATTCTTCAATACCTTCATCCAACATATCTTTTTTACTATACACAAGCCCACAAAGATAGTAATATTCTGCATTATTAGGATTTATCCTTAATGCCTTTTGATATTCATTGATAGCATCATCTAACATTCCTTTTTCATCATAAGCATTTCCAAGTCTAATAAGAGCATCTTCATTTTTAGGATTAATTTCCAAT
This region of bacterium genomic DNA includes:
- a CDS encoding RHS domain-containing protein is translated as MLFEKLKKLRFSFDTVDGWYNDYEGWYIDDVEIIKAEDKPLYVPLGTISYIYANDKLVARVDKKPAQSEKVYYYHNDYLGSTRVMTDSMGEIVWSSD